One Hippoglossus stenolepis isolate QCI-W04-F060 chromosome 6, HSTE1.2, whole genome shotgun sequence genomic window, ATCATTCAGACAAATACTAATACTAAATTCAAATGATGGAATTTAAACTCCATCGTTTTTATGGAGCCGCACATATTGGTGTtaaggaaataaaatgtcagatacACTTGCAAAGGAGGCTGTGGAGAATAGCTGCACTGATGCGTCAGTCAGCTTCAGTAAAGCAGAGACTAAGAGCATCATTAAACAGAGGTTGAAGGAAGGTGGCAGACGCAATGGGAGCAAGACAGGAAAGGACGATAGTTTTACCAAATTCAAAGGAAAGTGGGAGAAATGAGATGGGCAGGAAGAAACAGGTCGAAGAAACAATAATATCAAGAGACTCACATTTGGACACACAGGACTAAACACTGCAGGAAGACATGatacagaaaaatgtcattattgtgGGCAAGAGGAAACAGTTCATTTTATAGTACACTGTCCAAAATATGAGCAAGAAAGAAGGCAGCTACTCGTAAACCTTGGCAAGTTTAAAGTACAGTTTGCTTTGAGATGCCCtgcaaaataactgaataagCAAGTGTTATCGAATACTATTTGATTATCTTAGAAGTCAATTATAATTGAGAGAATATACGTTTCTATTTAGAATCCACCATTACATAAGTATTGTAGTACAACAAACAGGAGACCCTGGATGTGGGATGTGATTTTGGTGAGAAACACACTATTATTTTTCGTCATTTTCACAAAGCGCCTGTGTGAAGTGCGGTGATCTACTGAAGGTCTCgttgaaataaaaatcacacaaaaaccCTTCACGAGTTAATGTGTCCGTGTCAGCATCACGTTGAgacaacaatataaatcaaatggttaaaaaaagaacCAGTTTCTGCAATGCAAgtgttgtttatctgtttgcAATCAACAGATGATATGTCTGAAGTGGGTCGAGTGTGTTGTCAACATGACACGTGTGACGAGGCAGATCTGGGAAACTAACTTAACGTCTTCATTGTCGAACAACgtgttgtgtatttcttctcttctgtcagatGACTACGTGCTTTGTTGGAGCTGTGTCAGTCGAAGGAGTAAATAAAGTTCCCTGTGTAACTATGACAACTCTAATAgtgatatataataataataaaactatttatattttgttgtattttcacgAACAATGTGGTGTGGTGATACAGGCAATTGTGGACGCTTCAGGAAACATCTTCATTAACAATAAAGTGCCTTTTTGTGTCAGTATCATCTTCAGACATAACCACTTGTTGTGGggctaaatataaatgtgaaagaGATCCCACCATGGGAATCAATGCGCTGTGGTCCACATAAAAACTAACGTAGTGACAATGGCACTGCCCACCACGCCACTGATCGGGTGATTTACAGCGTCACCTCTATGTTCCGCTGACTGTGAAGCCTGTGAACATCTTACCATGTGTTATTGTTTCAGGGAATACGCCCACGTTAACTTGTGACAGTCACAATTTACCGTGAACTCGGAATTATCGTTCATACTTCACACATTTGGACACCGCTGCGCCATCATGAAAAACTGCTATATCCTGCGCACATACAAAGCAGAAGCCACAAATAGTTCGCGTGCTTACTATTAGTGCGCGTTTCGTGTGCTCGTTGATATCATGGTTGGTGACTGTCCAGCTCGGAGGACGGCTCGTATTGATTAAAATAAGCGTGTTGCCTGTTGTCCACCTTACTGGGAAACAGGCGCGGTGTGTGATTAAAGAAGGTTTCGCTCATGACTTATTGATCCAGGAAGTTCGAATCTGTGAGTAAACACCTGCCCTTcgctgtgaaatgaaaactaacTGCCTACAGACGGAACCTGCAGAAGGTCTTATCTTATTAACGACGGTAAGCAGACTGTATTTCTATATAACCTCTGAATGTTGTATAATAAAGAGCAGGAGTGAACCAGTAGATTGTTAAGATGTCGCAGATAAATCGGCCCCATATGTTTTCTGGAACTGAAACAGTGCAACAGATAGTGTGTTGTCTTCTATGACGTGTCCCTTAGTTCAGTAAAGTtggaaagatattcacagattcGGACTTCCCGGATCAATAAGTCATAAGCGAAACGTTGTTAAAGAACCATCGCCGCATAATTCCCACCGTAGTAAGGTGGACAACGGGCTACAGGCCATTTATCATCAATATGAGTCGTCCTCCGTGACGGACACAGGACATTGGTGTCTATGTACAGCCTGCTGTGAGACGAGTGCGCAGGGAccgtctacaaagtgcaacatCGAAAAagatattacaaaaatattcaataactttactgtaatactgtatatcCAGATTTACGTGGATTTAAAAATCATCTCCAGCCAGATCTCAGTGATGGTGACTTCAGCTCAAGAAAACTGCCAACCTGCCGTTCAACATGAATTTGAGAAGTAAACATTTGGAGGCTGCATCTTTGTTGGTAAAGTTGCGTCACACTGCTCCTCGTCACCTACagttctgctcctctttcctctctctgtcacttaaCAGCCGTTTTGTAGACAtgtcctgtggaggatctccggagAATTGGGGACCTGaatttctctgcagttttcctttcacacatgcacaacgcagcaggagattctccgctcagacaaGTTCACAACCACAACGTATTAATCCCTCTGCgtagatcacatgattttgtttacagcacatccgCACCGCTGTTTGCTCTTATCACAACAAACGCTTTTGACATATCTGTCGGTGACAGCAGTTTTTCacccagagatatttgtttttctttttgttttattcatttttccaaCTGCATAATTGATtgatgaaagaataaatatttgGTCGTTTTAGTGTCcactcgtctcctctcctctcctctcctctcctctcctctctcagttaTTGACCGTGTCAACATGTCAACCAAGTTTAACTAAGATGAAAACCTTTGCCCTATCCTTCACAGATATTTTTGGTCAAAGTCTTCTGTGTGAATACGCTGACTTGTCATCCAACCGAGTATCAGATAGGGAATGAATGCTGTCCTCTTTGTCCATCTGGTAAGATCCTGAATGAGAAGAATagcattaaaggggacatagcatgcaaattccactttgttagtgcttctacaggttaatgtgggtatctggcatgtctaccaacccaaaaactctggggaaaaaacacttgcgcgttttgttatagttcctctaagtcagaaacgtcatgcttgagcgactcgattgcgcttcctgggttttgtgtcgtaacaaggcactggaagtctccctacatggtcttggcccaccccaccTCACcgtagttacgccgggttacagtagttacgccgggtacagtatatacgccgggttacagtagttacgccgggtacagtagttacgccgggttacagtagttacgccggtacaCGACGCGGAAGCACCGCTgcaaggcagcgcagcgccgttctccagcacgcagccgcctggctgttcacaagggacgagcatttctccgctggtcagccccatagactgtatatataaggtcagccgcgattctgctttctccgcttgttgttgtacccgttgaatgtcggggttcggggtaaatgatggtcttcatagcccccccctctctttctctctctgtctgtctgcttgtgtgcttgtagtggatgggcagaggggacattaattatgtgattgggaaaattaaaactccaggacaacagaagggaatacaaattgggatgcatatttgataatttatatcatataaaatatgtaatttatatcgtttaaaatcatggggagaggggagggagctggctcattagcatttaaaggaacaggcactcaaaacaggtcactctgtggagggctattttagacagggtaaaaagggtgctgtttgatatgatccttgtggtattttgaccaaagtatgttacagacatttcattaagaccccaaggaaccatatcaacttgtggtaaaatgggcatgctatgtcccctttaaatggtttttttaatgttttagcTTCTTCTGTTGTAAGTAGTAAAAATGAAAGTGCAGCGCATGTTACAATGTTACGTTATAACCTGCACTTTACCCTCAAGatgatttgtctttgttcaacagaaacatttcatgaaattaaatagttttcttttcaacagGAAATCGTGTTAAAACACACTGCACGGAGTTCAggagcacttcctgtttgcccTGTGTGAATGACACCTTCATGAATCTTCCTACTGGACTTAAACAGTGTTTACCCTGCACGACCTGTGGTCCAGGTAGATTTCTGTGTTGACGTTTACTGTAGGTTTAAAATCATTAAGGAGGCATGTTACTGCAAGTCTTACAGTGTGTGAGCTGAGATGGAGCTGAGCTgttctgatgatgttttttacattttcactgtgttAGTCTGTTTAGAATAGTTTCCTGCATATGAAACTGGGATAGTGAATGAGGAGTCACAAGGGACTTTTCTTGCATAACTAAGTCACAAGACATTTCACATGATGAGTTCATATTTTTAGTTCTTCTTTTTTACCGTCAAGTTATGAGACTCTGCTGTGCTCTGTAGTTTCTATCAGTGGGACTTGCAGTAATGGCAGAAGTGAGACTTCTTACAAAAGTCAGTTGTTCACTTCATATCTCCTTGTTCCTGCCACCAGGAGATCAGtccactgtgttgtgtttacgGCAGTTTTATCCTTCACCCTCGTAGACTTATAGATTGgacaatttatttcattttatttcctaaAGATGTCATAAGAACTAAAGATTAGTTTTAATGATATTTTGCCAGACAAAAAAGGCATAGTTGCTTTCTCATAGAATACATAGTTCAGGAGTTTTGTATCTTCATATGTGCCCTCCTTCATATGTATCCTCTATGTGTCGACAGATTCTGGTCTGAAGATCTACACTTCATGCACAGCAACAACGGATTCACTTTGTGAACCTCTGGAAGGATTCTACTGTATAGACCCCATACAGAACCACtgtgcagcagcacagaaacacaaacaatgtcaACCAGGGCAGTACATCAAACACAGAGGTGCGTTTTCTAATGCTGACTTTAAGATTTAAGTtttcaaaactgtaaaaagctTTGAAGAACACAGAGCAGGTTATCTGAGCCATCCAGTCAATGCATTGTCAAACggatttcaaatatttcaactcaaGGTTTTGGCATGGTGTTAAATGCGACGCCCAGGGCGAGAGATGTGGATTTCGTGTCTAGACgcgtctttgcattgacttcgAATGTAATCTCGACGTTCGGTATAAAAGCACCATTACGATCAGCATAAGACATGTCTAGACTTCAATATGGAACGGTCGACCAAACTTTCTGCATTCCTTGTTGGCTGAGAGTTGAGTACTTGTTCTGGTCACACATACGTGCCCACAGTTCCATTCATAAAATGAGGCTCTGCGTTGTTCTGGCGTTCAGTGCATACGTACCTGAACCCACATTTCACTCCAGTAGGCAGATATATTGTTCCTGGAGCATGCACAGTCAATGTGTACAGTCAACGCGGACGCACAATTTGGGCTGCATACAGACGTCCACATATGGGTCTGTGCATGTATTTTACCCATATAAAGATGATGGGTTAGATACATGTCTGTGTCCATTTAGGAAAGTTCATCACAGCCATAAAGATTTTGGCTGTGGACAGTGGACAAAAGTAGATGGACAGACAAATCTTCCATCTATCAAGATGATTTGTTTGAGTTGGAGAAAACAAGTCAAAATCCCATCTTCCTGTGCAACTgtgataataatagtaataataaaaataactttctttcaaaaaagagagagagctcagtGGCAGTCTTACAAAATTAACAATAATTGGACAATTTTGAAAAACAGCATAATATATACGGTGTTAtttcaaatttgtattattcatatttttattcttactaCATTTTGCCCATGCACTGCTTTCCCTGTGCTTCTGCGTTGACTGGGAAATGGAGGATTATTAAAGGTACATCTTATCTGACCTTGTCTTATCTTTACACATTACTCAAACCAATGttacaaagcaaaaacaaaacatatataaaaacaaataatgaatataGTCCTAAAAGACAGTGCAGTGATCCAGGTGTGATGAGATAAAAGAATGTAAAATAGTTTCTGTATCTTTGAAATGTAACATAGAAGAACAGAATTCTGTCAATGTTCCTTAGTTTATAGAATCCTGTTTGTAAGTTTAGTGGCATGCTGCTCTACATTTCATCACACCTCACATAAAAAGGAGAGAATTTGAACAAAGAAATGTTTGCTGTTCAAAAACCTCaatgatcaaatatttgtttaccTTTGGAAATCAGACAGGTCTGATGTCAAATACCACTTTGCTATATAATCCTAATATGATGTGTACACTAGTAACtgtgtatattttgtgtttgtacaggAACAGCCCTCACAGACTCTCAATGCTCTGACTGCAGCGTTGGAACATTTTCTGACGGGACGCGTACGTCTtgtcaaccacacacacagtaagtaaAGAGTCTCACCAGACATGGACGTGCCTGGTTTCTTACACTTGCAGTGAATCTGTGGTGCCTCTACATGGTCCTGTGAGAATGTCCCCTGTCGTTCCAGATGTGAATCACTAAACCTTCAGCTGATGCAACCAGGAACAGCTTCAACTGACGCTGAATGTGGAAATTCCAGTTTAAAAAGGCATCCGTTGCAATcatcatttcagtgtttttgttggtgttttgatTGCATTAGTCGCCTTGTTTTTATGGAAAAGATATCGTTCAGGtacgatgtgtgtgtggtggaagAAAATGTTCTCATGGATGATAAGACCTCCATCAAGTCATGATGTCGTtgattaagagatttttcatttgttttgtttctgttacaggaaaaataacaaatgcatCCTCTTCCACAACGGTATGTTTGTTACTCTCTTTTTCACAGTGTATGTTCTGACTCTGTGTATATATGTTCTCTGCTTGATGACAATACTTGGTTGATGAAggtaattttattattttatttaatatttcaggaaaaggaaaacacaactgGAGGAGAATCTGTGACGATGATGGGCTGAAAAGCAGAAGGTGAGACAGCAGCGTGTtctacatttaaatattcattagtTGAGGACTGTCTCgagccgctttcagacatgacctaagGAGGATGTCTacagaattgggtccagactctcgctggtgtttgtcttttacgcagcaggagattctctgctaGGAcgcgttcaggtgaggggtggtgcaacagtcagaggcaggatgtaatatatcaattctgctgcggagatcaaaTGATTTTGTTACATCCCATCGACACCGGggtcggctcttatcaccaaaagctctcttggTGTCGTCTTCAGTGTCTTCGTGTAAGGCACCGCTTTTTTATGCAGAGagatttgttgtcttttttttttttttttgcaactgTAACATGTTTGAAGCTTCATCAACATacccactcgctcgcggtgaatcctgctGTATTGACACATTAGTTAGAGTTTTAgagagaaactccggagaaagtcctgaggctctcactctgacttttgcattctcacatacagcctctctggagactgtcaggagattatctggagtttagtgcatgtctgaaagtggcTTAAGACTTCTCTCTGTGAAGTCTGTTCACATGTACAAGAGGTTTCCATTTTAATTCCACATATTTCCCTCCTCAGCAAAAgagataaacctgcagagaaCCAGTAAACTGTTTGTTCACTGCAGAGTGAATGTGCTCTAGAATCCAGGTATAATCCCACTGGGTTCTAGCACATTGTCTTTGTAGggtacagaaataaaaccactgcTTTGTTACAAAGGGCACACAGCTCATCGTCTCACAGATGTCACTGCACCAAAACTACAGTCAGCTGGGAATATGAAACTTGGAGCGTctccctacccctaccccttgtttttgagggttatcttgccccttgaaacgtAGTCACAAGGgttagtggttgaaatcttccccttcAAATTGGGACCGCGTTTCAAAAACCCAACACTTCATTAGTAGTTGTTGATGTAAACTAATCCGACAAAAagttttgccggggatgtcattgtaataacattgttgagatcttaaataaaccaatgctattgtttgcagttactaaactgacaaacctataatatcctaataacatctttgctaatgcaggtgaatcaatgacatttgccattcatccaattgaaattgaaaagcttggatgctctgcattatttcacgtataaatcaaaagcacacagcttcaggctgctagcagtggtctgtatgcaaccctgccaggaggctttgttattagagggTTGTTTCCGTGTTTATGAAGCTGTACATATCTTCACGCTCAGTTAAGTGGAAGCAATCTTTGGACtattattatgaaaatacaTAAGAAATAGCTAGTGTCgtatttttatctttataaatgtgtgtttgagtaaaGATTCTGTGTTTCACCTGTAAAAAGTTATGTGTTTGAAACATAGATGTCTCTTTTTAAACAGTACAGTGTAAAACTGGGGACATTCAGTGCAAATGGATAAAAACagtatgcatgcacacagaagAAGATCTGATGTAGTACCAGAGTCTGGTTCGTAGTATTatctgttactaagcaaccaactacattctgcttcctgtttatacTGGCCCAGTGTGCATAACTGGTCACATGATAAATGTTTTCAGGGGCTCTTTTaatctcaaaatgtttttctaccattttgcagcagcttctgggatgaaatatttaaatgttagttcacctgacaccttcagaTATAGGCGACTTAACTAtagttaaagttttaaagtaaagaaCTTGTTTCACcgattattatatttttttattaagctCTATCACAGATCATTAATACTGAAGCAGCCGTGTAAGCAGCAGGTGAAGctacagtaaaatacattattaacaGTTGTATATGCAGCGATGTTAGATATATTGTGAGAGCTTCTTTCTCTTTGAATCATTAAAGCATTTGAGAAAAGCTTTTAACAACTAAGACATTTGAAAtaactacatttatttttcagaagcgaaacattttcaaaaccacTGGTTTGGTTTTTAACAATGTGTTTTAACAGCTTGTTATATTATCTGTTGtttaaaatctgtcaaatacatgtaatggagaataaaatacaataattctATATATCAGAGTAGAAGTATGAAGTAACAAAGTGGAAATACAAAAGTACAAGTGCTTACATgatgtcaaataaatatttgagatttacagtatttgtgacATTGAGTAGTGTAAACTGTCcagtctgcagaggaggagtTATCATGTTTATCTTGACGTGCATATGCTCTTCTCTTAAGGTCTAAGCAAGGCTAACTCTAGCCAGGTTTTGATAAGCCATGTGTTGGCCATGTGCATGCAGCCCAGAATAATTCATTGTAGAAAAGAGGATAAAATGTCCCTAAAAGACGCAAAAACCTGTGAGGTGTGTTTTTCTCCAGCAGAGCAACAGATAATCATTAAGCTTGATGAAGAATTCAAACTCTTATTCATCAAGAAAGGAAACATGTCCCACTCAACAAGGCGAAGGAGACGTCATGGCAGAAAATATCTGACTTTCTTACAGCAGATGAGGATTATACAACCAcgtgtgaaaaataaaacctctgagGAGGGAGTGAacccacagacagagaagagagaaggaagatTCTTAGCACTGATCTAACAAAGTGAGCAAAATGTCAGTCGTATTAGAAGCTGCAGAATTTGATTACAAACTAATGTTTTTCACAGGTGATGTTAATCTTTCTCCACAGCccacattgttttcattgtttgttttaataaatgaactGTCAGATCCACAAGACTGAGAATATTTAGCTGTATAATATCAGATGTAGGGAAGTGACATCAGTACAATCATTTACTGTCAATTAGCCTGATGAGTTGAAGTATGTGTGAAGGCTCTCTGACCCACTGACCTGATAACCCTCAGTGTTGGTGAGGATTGATGTAAGGACTGTATATGATGAACTTAATCTTTTTAGCCGGTTCTGAAGCAGGTTCTGATTCCGGATAGGCAGCCTTTATACCCTCAGCCTTTATTGATTCTTCTGTCACATCCCAACAGAATCTAAAGAGCACATTATTAGGAGTATTAAGTAGCCTCTAATTAAATGTATGTTTCAAATAGAagtaaatctgtaaatattaACCTTTAGCCATCAGCCAGTAATGGATGACTTACACCTGAGCTCTTACAGCTGCTCTTACAGatgctgaggttcaaatagtaatggactagtgcatctgaacttctagggtcaacaaagaaccaacacaacagaataaacaagtgccTCTTGTGTCTGCCTAAGAACACTAATAGACCACAGAATAACCACAAAAATTCTGTAAATATCACTAAACAtggacctttcactttctaatcagtAGCAGGAATGATACACAATGCCCCTTATGATAActcagcaaaaggaaacaagttATAGGCACACAAAATAGGATAGTTTCTCTTTTGTTAACAACCTGGACAGTGCtagtacagagaagaaaaaatcaCTGGACACAGTCTAGTTTTGCTGCAGGCCAAATTTCAGACGgaataataaagactgaactgaaccgaGCTCCTGCATGAGCACCTGGGTAATTCTAAagggaataaatggatgggGAATGTGCTCGCGTTGATTAAGTCCCTGCCCTTTGTACACACATCGCTACTACCCATTGGATGGTTTAGGAGGTCCTCGGATCGGCTCTGGAAGAGCGACGATCAAACTTGACTATCTagagcaggggtgtcaaactcattttagttaaggggccacatactgcccactttgatctcaagtgggccagaccagtaaaatcatagcataataacgcatacataacgacaatatttctctatgtttaaatcattggtgaaggtttttggatgataaaccctattttaaggtctttctataataaactagaaacataaagaccaaaaactcagacatcagcccactgtttatctgcctgggctctcctctgcagagtcCTCGCTTTGTGACTCGTTTGACGTCAAACACGTCACAAAGCGAGCAGCAGCGCTGCTGCCTGTGGCAATGAGCACTTCTGCCTCGGAGCAGACATCGCATTTacgctgtttttgaagcaattactggatcgattaaaaattacaaaacgtttgtactcataaacctccatattctTAAGAGACATTCTGATTCACTGCTGTTTAGTTCTGGTTCTCAGTGTAAATTGCTACTCTTACTCTtcacttgttttacagtctatgttggACCTTTTTCAGGTTGAAGATGGACTCAAAATCAATTCCCAAACCTACTGCCAGTTTTTAGAAGACACTTTCTTCAAGCAGTGGTCCAGGAAAAAGTCTGCATCTTTCAAGAAGACCATGATTGTTATGCAGGACAATGCTCCATCGCATGCATCAAAGTACTCCACTGCGTGGCTAGCCAGTAAAGGCCTTAAAGATGAAAGAATAATGACATGGCCCCTTCCCTCCCTGACCTAAACCCTATTGAGAACTTGTGGGCCCTTCCTAAACGGGAGATTTACGGTGAAGGAAAACAGTACACCTCTCTGAACAGTGTCTGGGAGGCTGtggttgctgctgcagaaaaagtTGATCGTCAACAGATCAAGAAACTGACAGAATCCATGAATGGAAGGCTTATTACTGTTATTGAAAAGAAGGGTGGCTATATTGGTCACTGATtttttttgaaatgtcagaaatgtttatttgtaaattttgagttgtttgtttattattctcactttaacagatgaaaacaaacaagtgagaTGGGAAAATTTTCGTTTTTCATTTAGTTGCATAATAATTCTGCACACTAATAGTTGCCCAATAATTGTGCACACATAGATATTCTCCTAAGAAAGCCCAAACctcacttttactttcttaaatattgagatttgaggtttattaacattttggATTGACCGAGAGCACTGTAGttgttcaaaaataaaatgaatcctCAAAAATACAACTTGCCTAAT contains:
- the LOC124851139 gene encoding tumor necrosis factor receptor superfamily member 14-like, which encodes MNLRSKHLEAASLLIFLVKVFCVNTLTCHPTEYQIGNECCPLCPSGNRVKTHCTEFRSTSCLPCVNDTFMNLPTGLKQCLPCTTCGPDSGLKIYTSCTATTDSLCEPLEGFYCIDPIQNHCAAAQKHKQCQPGQYIKHRGTALTDSQCSDCSVGTFSDGTRTSCQPHTQCESLNLQLMQPGTASTDAECGNSSLKRKNNKCILFHNGKGKHNWRRICDDDGLKSRRDMLITDLAPTVTFVELCEEVRTICSVAKQQPITLKWIDDEAYNS